From a region of the Sulfuriferula plumbiphila genome:
- the thiC gene encoding phosphomethylpyrimidine synthase ThiC: MNANPQFIAATAHVDEAAVQPLPNSRKVYVEGSRPDIRVPMRAISQADTPASFGAEPNPPVYVYDCSGPYTDPEAQIDIRTGLAALRAGWIEERNDTDALTGPSSEYGLERLNDSALTAMRFPGLVRQPRRAKAGKNVTQMHYARQGIITPEMEYVAIRENLRRKEYIAALKSAGPTGLKMAELLGRQHRGQNYGAALPEEITPEFVRSEIARGRAIIPANINHPETEPMIIGRNFLVKINANIGNSALGSSIQEEVEKMTWAIRWGGDTVMDLSTGKNIHETREWIIRNSPVPIGTVPIYQALEKVDGKAENLTWEMFRDTLIEQAEQGVDYFTIHAGVRLAHVPLTAKRMTGIVSRGGSIMAKWCLAHHKESFLYTHFEDICAIMKAYDVSFSLGDGLRPGSIYDANDEAQLAELKTLGELTQIAWKHDCQVMIEGPGHVPMQLIKENMDLQLAWCDEAPFYTLGPLTTDIAPGYDHITSAIGAAQIGWYGTAMLCYVTPKEHLGLPDKDDVKDGIMAYKIAAHAADLAKGHPGAQIRDNALSKARFEFRWEDQFNLGLDPDKAREFHDETLPKDSAKVAHFCSMCGPHFCSMKITQDVRDYAAQQGLSEQDALQKGMEVKAVEFVKQGAEIYRKA, translated from the coding sequence ATGAATGCCAATCCCCAGTTTATTGCCGCCACTGCCCATGTCGACGAGGCGGCGGTCCAGCCCTTGCCCAATTCGCGCAAGGTGTATGTCGAGGGCAGCCGTCCTGATATCCGCGTACCGATGCGCGCAATCAGCCAGGCTGACACCCCGGCCTCGTTCGGCGCGGAACCCAATCCGCCGGTTTATGTGTACGACTGTTCCGGCCCCTACACCGACCCGGAAGCGCAAATTGATATCCGCACCGGACTGGCCGCGCTGCGTGCTGGCTGGATCGAGGAGCGCAATGACACCGATGCGCTGACCGGGCCAAGCTCCGAGTACGGGCTTGAGCGCCTGAATGATTCCGCGCTCACCGCCATGCGCTTTCCCGGCCTGGTTCGCCAGCCGCGTCGTGCCAAAGCAGGCAAAAATGTCACGCAAATGCATTACGCGCGCCAGGGCATCATCACCCCGGAGATGGAATACGTGGCCATCCGTGAAAACCTGCGCCGTAAGGAGTATATTGCCGCGCTCAAAAGCGCTGGCCCCACCGGGCTGAAAATGGCCGAGCTGCTGGGCCGCCAGCATCGCGGGCAAAATTACGGCGCGGCGCTGCCCGAGGAAATCACGCCCGAATTCGTGCGCAGCGAAATCGCCCGCGGCCGCGCCATCATCCCCGCCAACATCAACCACCCGGAAACCGAGCCGATGATCATCGGGCGCAATTTCCTGGTGAAAATCAACGCCAACATCGGCAACTCCGCGCTCGGCTCCTCGATCCAGGAGGAAGTGGAAAAAATGACCTGGGCGATCCGCTGGGGCGGCGACACGGTGATGGATCTCTCCACCGGCAAGAACATCCATGAAACGCGCGAGTGGATTATCCGCAACTCGCCCGTGCCCATTGGCACCGTGCCCATTTATCAGGCGCTGGAAAAAGTCGACGGCAAAGCCGAGAACCTGACCTGGGAAATGTTCCGCGACACCCTGATCGAGCAGGCCGAACAGGGTGTCGACTACTTCACCATCCACGCCGGCGTGCGCCTGGCGCATGTGCCGCTGACAGCCAAACGCATGACCGGCATTGTGTCGCGCGGCGGCTCGATCATGGCCAAGTGGTGCCTGGCGCATCACAAGGAGAGCTTCCTCTACACGCATTTCGAAGACATCTGCGCGATCATGAAGGCGTATGACGTGAGCTTCAGCCTCGGCGACGGCCTGCGCCCCGGCAGCATTTATGACGCCAACGATGAAGCGCAGCTGGCTGAACTGAAAACCCTGGGCGAGCTCACCCAGATCGCCTGGAAGCACGATTGCCAGGTGATGATCGAAGGCCCCGGCCACGTGCCCATGCAGCTCATCAAGGAAAATATGGATTTGCAACTGGCGTGGTGTGATGAAGCGCCGTTCTATACGCTCGGACCGCTCACCACCGACATCGCCCCCGGCTACGACCACATCACCAGCGCCATCGGCGCCGCGCAAATCGGCTGGTACGGTACCGCCATGCTGTGCTATGTCACGCCCAAGGAACACCTGGGCCTGCCGGACAAGGATGACGTGAAAGACGGCATCATGGCTTACAAAATCGCCGCCCACGCCGCCGACCTGGCCAAGGGCCACCCCGGCGCGCAGATACGCGACAACGCGCTGTCCAAGGCGCGCTTCGAGTTCCGCTGGGAAGACCAGTTCAACCTCGGCCTCGACCCGGACAAGGCGCGCGAATTCCACGACGAAACCCTGCCCAAGGATTCGGCCAAGGTCGCGCATTTCTGCTCCATGTGCGGACCGCATTTCTGTTCCATGAAGATCACCCAGGATGTGCGCGATTATGCCGCCCAGCAGGGGCTGTCGGAACAGGATGCCTTGCAAAAGGGAATGGAGGTGAAGGCGGTTGAGTTTGTGAAACAGGGCGCGGAAATCTACCGTAAGGCATAA